The DNA window AAACTGCAGGATTTCACCGAGGCACCGTTTGGAATCGTCGGACTTGAGACGGCGCTGCCGTTGACGTTGGGGTTGGTGGAGGAAGAGGTTCTGTCACTGGAACAAGCGGTCCAGAAACTGACCTCGGCTCCGGCTGCGGCGTTCGGGCTCAAGAAAGGAACACTGGCGGTCGGCGCAGATGCCGATGTCGTCATCGTTGATCAGCAAGAACAGTGGGAAGTCGATCCGTCCAAGTTCCGATCCAAGAGCCGCAATACGCCCTTCGTGGGGTGGAAGGTGAAAGGTCGAGTGAATACAACCATTGTAGGCGGCAGAGTGGTGTTCGAAACCGGTCCGGTGGAGCGATAGCGCTGTGCGACGACTGTCCCGCTGGGGGATGGTTGGGTGTCTTACGTTGGAGTGGGTTGCGCTCGCCGTCTGGGTTGGAGGCATGGTCGTACTCAGCGGAGCGGTGATCCCGGCCGTGTTCAATACATTCGGAGGACAGGATTCCGGAGGCATATTTTTGACCCGAGCGTTCGAAGGTTATCATCGTTTTGTCATCGGCGCCGGTGCCATCCTCTGTGCTACACTCTGCTACCGCCGGTGGAGCGGAGATCCGATCCTTGACGTCGGTTGGGGTGAGATGACCGTGCTGGCAGTCATGATAGCGATTGCCGGGCTTATCATCGCGGTGCTCCATCCAAACGCCGCAGCCCTTCAGATGCAGGCGTTCGCCACGAAGGATGAGACGGTCAAGAAGACGGCTTTGGAAGCATTGTTTCGCGTGCTCATGCCGATTCGATCGTTGTATATGCTCAACCTGTTATTGGGGCTCGTACTGATCGGCATCAAGGTGAACCGCTCGCTCCATCTGGATGAAAGACTGTGAAAAAAGCGATATTGGCATTGGCGGATGGAAGGGTGTTTGAAGGCCGCGCTCTCGGCTATGAGAGTGAAACGGTCGGTGAAGTCGTATTTAACACGGCCATGACCGGTTATCAGGAGGTACTGACCGACCCGTCGTACAAAGGGCAGATCATCACGATGACCTGTCCCCATATCGGCAACTATGGGATCACACCGGAAGATGTGGAATCCCGTCGAGCTTGGGCAGAAGGGTTCGTCGTCATGGAAGCCAGCCGTCTTGCCAGCAACTGGCGGAGTCGGCAGACGCTTCAGGAATCATTGAAAGAGGCCAAGATTGTCGCGATCGAGGGAATCGATACAAGGGCTTTGACAAGGCACTTGCGCGAGCATGGATCACAGCAAGGAATCATCAGCCACCTCGATCTCGATCATGAGCGGGCGGTCGGGCGTGCCAGGCAAGCTCCCGGCATCATTGGTCGAGATTTGGCCGCCGAGGTCACCTGCGCACGCCAGTATGACTGGACGACGGGGACTGGCGATTGGACGCCGTCGGCATACAGTCGGGAACGTGGAACGTCCAAGCCTCGGCGAGTGGTGGCCTATGATTTCGGCATCAAACACAATATCCTGCGACGATTGGTGGATGTCGGCTGTCAGGTCACGGTGGTGCCTGCTGCAACCTCGGCAGCCGAAGTCGACGCGCTCAAACCTGACGGCATTTTCCTCTCGAACGGTCCGGGAGATCCGGAGGGCCTTCCCTATGCCGCGAAAGCAATGGAAAAACTGATCGGACGCTATCCGATCTTCGGCATTTGTTTGGGCCATCAAATTCTCGGCTTGGCCTTCGGCCTCAAGATCTATAAGCTGAAATTCGGTCATCATGGCGCGAATCATCCCGTGATGGATCTTCGGACGGGAAAAGTCGAGATTACGTCGCAGAACCATAATTTCGCGGTGGAGGGTCCCACATCACTCCTTGGTGTACCGAAGTTGCCGCCCGTGATCGACACCCGCTATGGAAAATTGTCGCTCACCCATGTCAGTTTGAACGACTACTCGATCGAGGGGATGGCCTGTCTGGACCATCCGGTCTTCTCGGTGCAGTATCACCCGGAAGCGGCTCCTGGCCCTCATGATGCCGCCTATTTGTTCGATGAATTCATGCAACTTATGGAGAAACGTCATGAGTAATCGCCTCGTCATGGGCATGATCGGATTGTTGCTCTCAGGCTGCACGTTCAATTTCCCGCTGTTCCCTGGCCCGGGACCTCTGCAAGAGGCTCAGGTCGACGGGACCGGCAAAGCAAAAGTGCTGTTGATCGAAATTTCCGGAATGATTAGTTCTCAAGAGAACGAGGGACTTCGGGCGACTCCCAGTATGGTTGCCAGTGTGAAGGAACAACTGACGCGGGCGACTAAGGATGAGAAAGTCAAGGCCGTTGTGCTTCGCATCAATACGCCTGGGGGAACAGTGACGGCCTCGGATATTATTTATCACGAACTGAAAATGTTCAAGGCCAGTCGCAATATCCCCATCATTGCATCCATCATGGATCTGGGCACATCAGGGGGCTACTATATCGCCGCGGCGGCGGACCAGGTACTGGCGCATCCTTCGTCCGTTACCGGTAGCATCGGCGTGATCATGTTGACGGTCAACGCGCGAGGGCTGTTGGAGAAAGTGGGGGTGGAGGCGACGGCGGTCACATCGGGCCCTCGCAAGGATATGGGTTCGCCGTTTCGAACCATGACGACCGAAGAACGGGCCATCTTCCAAGGATTGATCGATTCGTTTTATCAGCGTTTCTTGAACATCGTGCAGGAGGGTCGCGCCAATTTGCAGATGGAACAGATCAAACGGTTGGCCGATGGACGAATCTATACAGGCGAACAGGCCAAAACGGCTGGTTTGGTCGATGACATCGGCTATCTCGAAGACGCGATCGCAATGGCCAAGAAAAAAGCCGGCCTGACGGACGCCCGAGTCGTGACGTACATACGACCGGGTGAATACTCCAACAACGTGTATTCCAAAGTATTGGCGCCCAGTGGGCTCGTCGGTCTTGCCGATCTCGACCTCATGTCATTTGTCCGAGGAGGAACCCCCCAATTCATGTATTTGTGGATGCCATAGTGAGTGAGGGGCCGAACCCATGACTGATGGTAGGATGACTGACAGTATGATGCATGGTGATCGGCTTGGACCTAGGGATCGAGGATGATACGGCCGGCAGATCAGGAGCTCGATGGACTGTTCTCAACACCCACTGATCGTCGTGCCTTGCTTCTGCATGGGGTTCAAGGAATGCTTAAGCTGGCTTGCGTGGCGGGTCTTGGAGCGGGCGGCGTGGTTTCGGCTCTAGCGGGATGTGTCCGCGCACCGGGAACGGCGCGCGATCAATTCATCTATATCTCTGAGGAGAAAGAAATTGAGATGGGCATCAGCGCCTATCATGAGTTGCTGCGCAAAGCTCCGCTGAGTGATGACATTGAGGTGAACGGGATGGTCAACCGTGTCGGCCAGCGGATTGCGGCGGTTGCCAAGAAACCAGAGTATCAGTGGGAGTTTGCCATCATAAGGGACGACCGCATGATCAATGCCTTCGCATTGCCCGGCGGCAAGGTCGCGGTCTTCACAGGAATCTTGAAAATCACGAAGAACGAAGACGGGTTAGCAACGGTGATCGGTCATGAGGTCGCGCATGCGCTCCAACGCCACGGAGCGGAGCGATACAGCCGAAGCATCCTTGAAACGATCGGCCAAGTCGGTGCGTTGGCTGCTGGAGCCGCTGTCGGACGTCCGGATGCGGCGATGGCCGCGATGAGCGCCTACGGAGTCGGAGTCTCCTTGCCGTTCGGGAGAAGACAGGAATCCGAGGCCGACTACATTGGACTTAAATTGATGGCGCAGGCCGGCTTTGACCCTCGAGAAGCAGTGCCCTTTTGGGAGCGGATGAGTGGGTGCCCCAGACAGATGATCGATAAAGTCTGTTTTCGATCGCAGCATAATATCCCGGAATTTCTTTCCACACATCCCTCCGATCTATCGCGTATCAATCAAATTGAAGCCTGGCTACCGGAGGCCATGAAGTACTACCATGCGACGCAGCGGGACGAAGAACCCAGGTCGACCCCCTATCAACCTCCGATCGGACCCATGCTCCCACCCGGCTGATCCAACCACATACACACGATGCCTAAACGAACGGACATTCAGTCAATCCTCATGATCGGGTCCGGTCCCATTATCATCGGCCAAGCCTGTGAGTTCGATTATTCCGGCACACAGGCCTGCAAAGCGCTGAAAGCGGAGGGTTATAAAGTCATCCTCATCAACAGCAATCCGGCGACGATCATGACGGATCCGGAAATGGCTGACCGGACGTATGTCGAACCGATTACCTTGGATGTGGTTGAGAAGGTGATCGATCGCGAGCGCCCGGACGCCTTGCTTCCCACCATGGGTGGGCAAACGGCCCTGAACACCACGATGGGGTTGGTGAAACGAGGAGTCCTCGAGAAATACGGGGTCGCTCTCATCGGCGCTTCAGCTGAAGCCATTCATAAAGCGGAGGATCGGGAAGCGTTCAAGCAGGCGATGCATCGAATCGGCCTGCGGGTGCCGAAGAGCGGGACCGCGCACCAGCGACAGGAAGCACTGGCGATTCTTGATACCGTCGGCTTTCCCGCCATCATTCGTCCGTCCTTCACCATGGGAGGGACCGGCGGAAACATCGCTTATAATCGCGAGGAATTCGAGAGGCTGATCGATTGGGGGCTCGCCATGAGTCCGGTCAGTCAGGTGCTGATCGAAGAATCGGTCATTGGGTGGAAAGAGTATGAATTGGAGGTCATGCGTGATCTGAAGGACAACGTCGTCATCGTGTGTCCGATTGAGAACTTCGATCCGATGGGCGTGCACACCGGAGACAGCATTACGGTCGCGCCGGCCATGACGTTGACCGACAAAGAATACCAACGGATGCGGGATGCGGCTCTCGGTATCATCCGAGAGATCGGAGTCGAGACGGGAGGGTCCAATATTCAGTTCGGCATCAACCCAACCAACGGGGAGATGGTCGTCATTGAAATGAATCCTCGGGTATCTCGAAGCTCGGCGCTGGCATCGAAGGCGACCGGGTTTCCGATCGCGAAGATCGCCGCCAAATTGGCCATCGGATATACCTTGGATGAGATTACCAATGACATAACCGGCGTCACAAAGGCATCGTTTGAACCGACGATTGATTATGTGGTCGTCAAGATTCCGAGATTTGCCTTTCAGAAGTTCAAGGGTGCCGACCCGACCCTGACCACGCAGATGAAGTCGGTCGGGGAAGCGATGGCGATCGGACGCACCTTCAAGGAGTCTCTGCAGAAGGCCATTCGCTCCCTGGAGTTGGAGCTGAATGGGTTTGCGTCACGATTGGGACTTGATCGAGGTGTCCCCGCCGGGTTTAACCGTGCGGAAGCGATCGAGAAACTTAGCCGAGTGCTGCGGACCCCGGTGCCGGAACGACTGTGGTACGTGGCCGACGCCATGCGCCTGGGATTCACGGACGAGGAGCTGTTTGCAACGACGAGGATAGATCCTTGGTTTTTAGAGCAAGTCAGACAGCTGGTGGACTTTGAGCGAATGCTTGCCGGTTCTGCCGCCGACCCAGCGACCGTCTTGGGTAGCGGGTTGCTCTGGGACGCGAAAGAGCTTGGTTTTTCTGATGATCGGATCGCGCAATTGCTCGGATGTGAGGCGACGGCAGTCCAGAGCGCCCGGACGGAACACAGGACACGAGGGGTCACCTATAAACGGGTCGATACCTGCGCTGCGGAGTTCGAGGCGCAAACGCCGTATCTCTATTCTACCTACGGCATGGAGTGCGAAGCCAGGCCCTCGGATCGACGGAAGGTCGTGATTCTGGGGGGAGGTCCCAATCGGATCGGACAGGGGATCGAGTTCGACTACTGCTGTGTTCATGCGGCCATGGCACTTCGAGAAGAAGCGATCGACACGATCATGGTGAACTGCAACCCGGAGACGGTGAGCACGGATTACGATACGTCGGATCGGCTGTACTTCGAGCCGCTGACGCACGAAGACGTCCTCAACATCGTCCATCGGGAGCGGCCGGTCGGAGTGGTGTTGCAGTTCGGAGGACAGACGCCCTTGAAACTTGCGCTTCCGCTCTCAAAAGCCGGTGTGAGGATTCTTGGGACCAGTCCCGATGCCATCGATTTGGCGGAAGACCGGGAACGGTTTCGTGGTCTCCTGAATAAGTTGGGCTTGATGCAGGCCGAAAGCGGAACCGCCCGATCCATCGAGGAAGCGGTGCAGATCGCAGGACGGATCAGCTATCCGGTCATGGTCCGTCCGTCCTACGTACTGGGCGGGCGTTCAATGCAGATCGTGTATGACGAAACGGGCTTGCTGGAGTACATGCACTCCGCAGTCAAGGCGTCGCCCAATCATCCGGTATTGATCGATAAGTACCTTGCGGATGCCATCGAGGTCGATGCCGATGCGATTTCGGACGGCGAAACCGTGGTGGTTGCGGGAATCATGGAGCATATTGAAGAAGCCGGGGTGCATTCCGGCGATTCGGCCTGTTCGCTGCCTCCCTATACGTTGACCAAGCCCATTGCGCGAGACATCGAGCGGCAAATGCGCTTGCTGGCATTAGAACTCGGTGTCGTCGGGCTTATGAATGCACAATTTGCCGTTAAAGGCCGGACCATCTATGTGCTTGAGGTCAACCCTCGTGGATCTCGAACCGTGCCGTTTGTGAGCAAAGCGATCGGCGTCCCGCTCGCCAAGTTGGCCATGAAGGTGATGATGGGAAAAACACTTAGAGAATTGGGCTTCACGGAGGCCCCTCTGCCGACCCATTTCTCGGTCAAAGAAGCGGTCTTTCCGTTCAACAAATTTCCCGGGGTCGATGTGCTGCTGGGGCCTGAAATGAAATCGACCGGAGAAGTGATGGGCATCGACGGAGATTTCGGATGGGCGTTTGCAAAGTCCCAAGCGGGAGCCGGAGCAGTCCTCCCGACATCGGGGACCGCCTTCGTGAGTGTGAAGCAAGCCGATCGTCCTGTCGCCTTGGATCTCGCGAAGCGGTTAGGTGCACTCGGGTTTCAGATTCAAGCCACCAGCGGAACAGCCGGTTATCTGAGCGAGCACGGGGTTGAAGTGAGTACGGTCAATAAGGTGAAAGAAGGACGCCCGCATATTGTCGACCATATCAAGAACGGCGCGGTGGCGCTCGTCATCAACACGGTGCGCACCGCCTCTGGTCACGTGGATTCGTTGTCCATCCGGAGGGAGGCCCTCCACCGAGGCGTTCCGTATTTCACGACCATGAGAGGCGCCCATGCGGCCGTGATGGGCATCGAAGCGACCGCCCAAAAGGGTTTGGCAATTCGCACATTGCAGGAATATCATCGACCATAAATTAGAGGATGCTGAAAAAGTTCTTCCAGCAAGGCCGCAGCGAGCGAAAGGCTGAGGCGTAATTTTCTCACCCACCCGCCCCGAGCTGCTGTGGCAGCTCTCGCCCGGTGGTACGTTGAAGCCTTGAGCGATGCGAGAACGCAGCTGGACCACTTTTGCAGCATCCTCAAACTGTTCAGGAGCACCTGGAGCATGCCGACCCCTATTACGAAGAAGGGCTATGATGCGTTGAAGGCGGAATTGGATCGTTTGCGCAAAATTGAGCGACCGAAAGTGATCGAGGCGATCGCGGAGGCCAGGGCACATGGCGATCTCAGTGAGAATGCCGAGTACGATGCCGCCAAAGAGCGCCAAGGATTTATCGAGTCGCGCATCTCCGAGCTCGAGACAAAGCTCGCAGATGCCCGCGTGGTAGAAACCGCTGGCCGCACCACCGAGACGGTGGTCTTCGGTGCAACCGTGTTGGTCATCGAGCAGGAGTCCCAAGCGAAAAAACAATACACCTTGGTCGGACAGGATGAGGCAGACATGAAATTCAACAAGATCTCCGTACAGTCCCCTGTCGGTCGCGCGCTCATCGGCAGGCGTGTCGGAGATTTTGTGGAAGTGAAGACCCCCGTAAAGCTGGTCGAATACGAGGTTCTGGAGATCAAATTCGAGGAAGTCTGACGTGCCGGATGCGCGCCCCATCATCACGCTCTTGACGGATTTCGGCGAGCGTGATTGTTTTGTGGCAAGCATGAAGGGGGTCATTCTGTCGATCAATTCCTCTGCTGCCATCGTCGATCTCTCACACCAAATCGCCTCTCACCAGATCCAGGAAGCCGGGTACTTCCTAAAGTCCTGCTACCGCTATTTCCCGGAAAGGACCATCCATGTGGCCGTTGTCGATCCCGGAGTCGGGACGGAGCGCCGGGCGTTGCTCATTTCCGCAGCCGGCTCGTTCTTTGTCGGTCCGGACAATGGGTTGTTCACCGAAGTCTTGGAGCAGGAGGTTGGGGCGAAGGTGTGGCAGATCAACAGCCCACAATATCGTTTGGAAACACTTGGGTCGACCTTTGACGGTCGGGATCTGTTCGCGCCGGCTGCCGCATGGTTGAGTAAAGGCGTCCCACCGACGTTTTTTGGACCGGTGGTTCAGGATCCAATCCGACGTTCCGTGGCGATCCCGGTTTGGCATGAAGAGTTGCTGGTCGGGAAGATCATCTCCGTCGATCGGTTCGGGAATCTTATTTCCAATATCACAGCGCGGCAGGTCCGGGAATTCCGAGCCGCAATGGGACAAACGGTGGAGATTCATGTCGGTATGCACGTCATTCATCAACTCGTTGGAAGCTACAGCCAAGGGAATCGTCAGAGTCCCTCTGCATTGATCAACAGCAGCGGGAACTTGGAAATCTTTCTCCAGGAAGAAAGTGCAGCCCAAAGCCTGCAAGTCGGCGTCGGCGAGGAGGTGCGTCTCTGTTGATCCTCAGGCTATCGTTTTGTCGATCTGATCGCAAACATAGCTTGCGAAGGGGAGCGAACAGGTGAAGGCTGGAGACACGGCGTTGAGCACGTGCATGGAGCGGTTATCCCCTTCCAAGACGAAATCCATTTCAAGCTTTTTCTTCGTGATATCGAGCAGCTGGGCTCGAATTCCGGGACGACCCCATGTTCGATAGTGACGCTCAACCACGCCATCGGCAAGTACCGAGGCAAGCGATACCATCTTGCTGCGCGAGTATTTTGCGATCTCCTCCATCGCCAAGCGTCGAAAATCAAAACCAGCCCCGGTCAGTAAGCCGAACCCTCGGCTCGCGACTTCGACGAGCTCACGGAGGTTGACGTTTCCGAGTCC is part of the Nitrospira sp. genome and encodes:
- a CDS encoding M48 family metallopeptidase yields the protein MIRPADQELDGLFSTPTDRRALLLHGVQGMLKLACVAGLGAGGVVSALAGCVRAPGTARDQFIYISEEKEIEMGISAYHELLRKAPLSDDIEVNGMVNRVGQRIAAVAKKPEYQWEFAIIRDDRMINAFALPGGKVAVFTGILKITKNEDGLATVIGHEVAHALQRHGAERYSRSILETIGQVGALAAGAAVGRPDAAMAAMSAYGVGVSLPFGRRQESEADYIGLKLMAQAGFDPREAVPFWERMSGCPRQMIDKVCFRSQHNIPEFLSTHPSDLSRINQIEAWLPEAMKYYHATQRDEEPRSTPYQPPIGPMLPPG
- the greA gene encoding transcription elongation factor GreA, yielding MPTPITKKGYDALKAELDRLRKIERPKVIEAIAEARAHGDLSENAEYDAAKERQGFIESRISELETKLADARVVETAGRTTETVVFGATVLVIEQESQAKKQYTLVGQDEADMKFNKISVQSPVGRALIGRRVGDFVEVKTPVKLVEYEVLEIKFEEV
- the carA gene encoding glutamine-hydrolyzing carbamoyl-phosphate synthase small subunit, whose amino-acid sequence is MKKAILALADGRVFEGRALGYESETVGEVVFNTAMTGYQEVLTDPSYKGQIITMTCPHIGNYGITPEDVESRRAWAEGFVVMEASRLASNWRSRQTLQESLKEAKIVAIEGIDTRALTRHLREHGSQQGIISHLDLDHERAVGRARQAPGIIGRDLAAEVTCARQYDWTTGTGDWTPSAYSRERGTSKPRRVVAYDFGIKHNILRRLVDVGCQVTVVPAATSAAEVDALKPDGIFLSNGPGDPEGLPYAAKAMEKLIGRYPIFGICLGHQILGLAFGLKIYKLKFGHHGANHPVMDLRTGKVEITSQNHNFAVEGPTSLLGVPKLPPVIDTRYGKLSLTHVSLNDYSIEGMACLDHPVFSVQYHPEAAPGPHDAAYLFDEFMQLMEKRHE
- the carB gene encoding carbamoyl-phosphate synthase large subunit, whose translation is MPKRTDIQSILMIGSGPIIIGQACEFDYSGTQACKALKAEGYKVILINSNPATIMTDPEMADRTYVEPITLDVVEKVIDRERPDALLPTMGGQTALNTTMGLVKRGVLEKYGVALIGASAEAIHKAEDREAFKQAMHRIGLRVPKSGTAHQRQEALAILDTVGFPAIIRPSFTMGGTGGNIAYNREEFERLIDWGLAMSPVSQVLIEESVIGWKEYELEVMRDLKDNVVIVCPIENFDPMGVHTGDSITVAPAMTLTDKEYQRMRDAALGIIREIGVETGGSNIQFGINPTNGEMVVIEMNPRVSRSSALASKATGFPIAKIAAKLAIGYTLDEITNDITGVTKASFEPTIDYVVVKIPRFAFQKFKGADPTLTTQMKSVGEAMAIGRTFKESLQKAIRSLELELNGFASRLGLDRGVPAGFNRAEAIEKLSRVLRTPVPERLWYVADAMRLGFTDEELFATTRIDPWFLEQVRQLVDFERMLAGSAADPATVLGSGLLWDAKELGFSDDRIAQLLGCEATAVQSARTEHRTRGVTYKRVDTCAAEFEAQTPYLYSTYGMECEARPSDRRKVVILGGGPNRIGQGIEFDYCCVHAAMALREEAIDTIMVNCNPETVSTDYDTSDRLYFEPLTHEDVLNIVHRERPVGVVLQFGGQTPLKLALPLSKAGVRILGTSPDAIDLAEDRERFRGLLNKLGLMQAESGTARSIEEAVQIAGRISYPVMVRPSYVLGGRSMQIVYDETGLLEYMHSAVKASPNHPVLIDKYLADAIEVDADAISDGETVVVAGIMEHIEEAGVHSGDSACSLPPYTLTKPIARDIERQMRLLALELGVVGLMNAQFAVKGRTIYVLEVNPRGSRTVPFVSKAIGVPLAKLAMKVMMGKTLRELGFTEAPLPTHFSVKEAVFPFNKFPGVDVLLGPEMKSTGEVMGIDGDFGWAFAKSQAGAGAVLPTSGTAFVSVKQADRPVALDLAKRLGALGFQIQATSGTAGYLSEHGVEVSTVNKVKEGRPHIVDHIKNGAVALVINTVRTASGHVDSLSIRREALHRGVPYFTTMRGAHAAVMGIEATAQKGLAIRTLQEYHRP
- a CDS encoding DUF4149 domain-containing protein gives rise to the protein MRRLSRWGMVGCLTLEWVALAVWVGGMVVLSGAVIPAVFNTFGGQDSGGIFLTRAFEGYHRFVIGAGAILCATLCYRRWSGDPILDVGWGEMTVLAVMIAIAGLIIAVLHPNAAALQMQAFATKDETVKKTALEALFRVLMPIRSLYMLNLLLGLVLIGIKVNRSLHLDERL
- the sppA gene encoding signal peptide peptidase SppA — protein: MSNRLVMGMIGLLLSGCTFNFPLFPGPGPLQEAQVDGTGKAKVLLIEISGMISSQENEGLRATPSMVASVKEQLTRATKDEKVKAVVLRINTPGGTVTASDIIYHELKMFKASRNIPIIASIMDLGTSGGYYIAAAADQVLAHPSSVTGSIGVIMLTVNARGLLEKVGVEATAVTSGPRKDMGSPFRTMTTEERAIFQGLIDSFYQRFLNIVQEGRANLQMEQIKRLADGRIYTGEQAKTAGLVDDIGYLEDAIAMAKKKAGLTDARVVTYIRPGEYSNNVYSKVLAPSGLVGLADLDLMSFVRGGTPQFMYLWMP
- a CDS encoding SAM-dependent chlorinase/fluorinase yields the protein MPDARPIITLLTDFGERDCFVASMKGVILSINSSAAIVDLSHQIASHQIQEAGYFLKSCYRYFPERTIHVAVVDPGVGTERRALLISAAGSFFVGPDNGLFTEVLEQEVGAKVWQINSPQYRLETLGSTFDGRDLFAPAAAWLSKGVPPTFFGPVVQDPIRRSVAIPVWHEELLVGKIISVDRFGNLISNITARQVREFRAAMGQTVEIHVGMHVIHQLVGSYSQGNRQSPSALINSSGNLEIFLQEESAAQSLQVGVGEEVRLC